tttttatttgagtaTAATAGTTTCAAGAGATTCAAGTAATTAGAATTTTCCAATATTGATGCATATAAGCAAACTTCAGGTCAACAGTGCATGTTATGGTTGTATAACttataatacttatattacaaatatatcacAGTTTACAAAAACttacgaaaaattgaaataactgTGTAAGAAACAAGTTTTTACGATATATTACAGATAAATACTTtgcgtatgtatgtgtacaataaaaaaattaaatgaaagaaaagcTATAGAATATaagtacattattttaaattttgtatcaaTGCGCTTTATTTtgatacatataattttcgaaataagAATAGctgtttattttacaatttttattatataatttgcttaaaatatttcatgcaGGATCTTTATGCAAATAGCATTAAACTTTccataacattttaaattcaatatgtTCATGCAAAACCTTTATACAATTAACATAAGATTTTCTATAtcattctatataatatattatattacatattttatttacacaaaaaacttaataaacttttgaaaattaagtcaaagtaatatataatttccttttaagtataatattctgtttttttcttatatatttttttattcatggTATAacttatgtataaatgtatctttcttttagttttttgATGGAAACGATTCTGGATTCTTGATtacttagaaaaaaaatgataatatgaAGAATGAGATATAAAATGCACTGTTACAATCTCTTCGGCATTTACTATCAGACTCAAagtaagaatattatttctatgcGACAACACAACGGAAGTTACTTAGGttgcgaaataaaatacacaatatacagacaaaaataaaaaaggagcAACCTTGATATTGCTAAGAATTACATAATGAGATACTTAGTTAcccaaaatttttcaaattaacaaACGTGAGATTTTGAAATCTTCTGTTCTTACTTTGTATGTACTAGGTATGTGCAAAAGTTCTTGCGGTTTATTTGAGGGCCAACTTAATGCAATGTATTTGCTGCTATCTCCAACTTTACTCCGACCTGCTCGAtacagttaaaataatttcttcataTTCGTAAGTTCTATGCTATCGCAATCATACAGTATCAACTGAAACATGTAGTAAAACACATTGAACAGTGATTCATGGATAAAttcatacataaataattaatacaatacaatatacaatatagtATACGAGGTGTTGccattgaaaaagattttttgtcATCATTTTGTCTTTTACATGACTAATCTTTAAACTATCGATTTCCAACACGAAAGTGTTGGAATCAGAACTGTCAACTTCTTTACTTATTGCATTATTGCCATATACACATTACATATTCTACGATGTGTTATAGCCACAGTATGTCTTAGatcaaattcaaaaagtaAACAATGCCTAACATGTAATTTGTCAACttccatattttatttagcaaaaaatctttttcgaacttctctttattttatagtatactccttgtttattattaaaattattgtaaagatGACGCTACATGAATGGACAGTAGGATTAATAAAGTTGGCCCTCAAAATAAACCGCAAGAATTTTCACACATATTTGATAATCGTAAAAGATTTTCTttctgaaaaagatataaactttgtaaaaaCACAAATGGAGAGATAGAACGATGTAGTGTCTTTCTGTAtcctatataaaaaagaatacaagtTTGCGTTAGATTGATcaacgtgtgtgtatgtgaaaaaaagttgtttttgtttataaaaacataaacaGTGATAGTGCAAGTTAAGGTTTCAGTGTTTTCTGTACAATAGaaataactatattttaaaattttcgagcggagaatatttaaaaatgtgatttttttttacatattttatggTTAAAATCTTAATGTGTATTTTGGATGCAAAAATGCCTTTGAAATGTCTTTTCACCTATCAccataaatttatgaaaactttaaattaaattaaaactgtttACAATTTAGAATACTCTGATGTATGtctcataaatatataaggaTCGGTACGAAAGTAATGCCTCCTAACTTTTTTctcagataattttatttctgaaactATACATAAAGTAATGTATAATCTTTATTGTGTACACATCTTTCCACAAtcttcatttttcttcttatttttcaaatgtccATTTTTTTATGCACTTGCCATCTGTGAGTCAGACGTTGCACACCAGGGGccttgttttcaaaaaatgtcGCATACGATATGTAATgatgtcattaaaaaaataacacttgGCAAGTGTGCTATTGGTTGTAAATAATGGTATTCATAACGTATCGCGTGCAATATTTTTCGGCGAGAATAAAACTTCAGTGCGGTAAAAGTCCTTGCTTTGAATCTTGAGGATTTGATCAATACTTTTCTTCAACTTTGATTACCATCTCTTCGACCTATTTAAGGATACACTTTATGAACTCCATTTTCCAGATGACGAAGAAAACCTTCAAGAGTCAAAAAGCAAAGACTTTTACCGCATTGATATACAGCGTCTGGCTTACAGATGGCAATAATGCatagaaaaagaacattaCTTCATGTAAAAATCATAGTTCTAGAAATACAattttctgagaaaaaaattaggagACATTGTATATATCGTACCGACCTTCGTATAAATGTCTCATATATgtgaagaataaattatttgatatataatataatgtgatTATAtgtgaataatataatcattttatattatataatataatgcgattatattattgttatatatattacatatagaaTTATGTATACAGCATATAACATGATaacataatgtaatataaaacaacaataatataacatactGCTGGCAGCtaatgtaagaaaattatttgtaaaagaaaacattCTGGTCGTATAAAAACAGTCATTTGGATATCTCGGAATAAGGGACTAGCGTGTAATTGATTTAAACACTGAAATCTTATTCTTGAACCTTTTTACTAATAagttaataatcttttaaatgtttttctgtACAACAGTGTGTTAAATGTCCAATAAGAATATACTAAGTTACTTGGCCCCTCAAACGCTGTATGATAAACTGGTTGTTTGATATGTATGttgtttgatatatatatatatatatatattgattatatgtatgtaattactGTTTTACtatcatttacatttattcagTGCATTTGCAACAGACGATTAAAACTATATaagtatacattaaaaatttaactatatGTTACAATACCTTCATTATGTTTCATTTTGATTTAGAGATAAGtcgcttttttaaattttctatttacaaaagaaaaattcagccatattattttgaaatcatAAAATCTGTTATATAATTCCACATAATTGTACAATCAAGAGAACAATTTTCTCAATAAAGGCTTAAACCTTAGTCTGACATTTAAGATAACGTTTTGAAAGGGTATAAATTCATTTCAAGCAAATCTAATATGATGAATCCTCAATATGTGtcaattcatttatttaataatgataattataaaataattgttcagACTGTTCAGAGGTCGTTTGCCATGCCGAATATTCCCATTTGACTgaatgtatatgttatatagtTGTGATACGGCACTGTTCAATCACAGAttgtattttcaaaaattaatgaaaaatgtaagtgaagaaattgaaaacttTGAAAACTACTTGCGCTTGATGATGATAAATCACTATCGATTGCACTTAATGTGtacatattgtaataaagaaCAATGgtactgtttaaaaataactagGGGCCAGACAGCTAGACTATCGAGATATAACTACACACATCAAAactacttaaatatttaatgtaacacAGAATTCCTGCATGTAGATCTATGAAACACGTTGTTTATATTAGTTTACTGATTTGTACACCTAACACATTAATAGCAGTTCTTTACTATTAAGTACAGGATAACTATAGCTGAAATTAGcagattaaaaatacttttactaCCATCGACAGTTATATTAAATCTGTTtgtttatatgcaaaataaagttTACAAAACTGTTCATATGCATTTATCGTTTGTTTGGATATTTCTTTCCCGTTTAGcgtattatataaactatcGCAGAATAATTCTTAAGTTATATACGAAGATGATCGCATTATAGGTCTTCGTTATATCTTCTAATCATTTTACTCATGGTtagaaacatatttttctctcaatgcgtttcatatttatttttaaagatatattttgtactttatTCCTACTAACTCTTAACATCTATACATAttgcaatgtatatatagaaacattagaaaaatattgtgtatCGCTATTCTcttcgaataaaatatttattagaatttagtaaaaaaataatgtatttcatGTGTAACACAAGAACGTTTGAAAATTACAGTTTAATTAACATCGATATAtgtagtataaataaaaatgcattaatatttgcaaacaggtatacatacatatgtatatacataattatatgataaattaactctattttatttttcttattaccAGGAATGCTATCAATCATTGACAAAATAAGTTCCGAATCGATCCGAAATATAAATGTCCTTCATTCTTACGGATGAAACAACTTGTTCACAAGATCGGCGGAAATAATACTTGGATATCTTCGGACAACAACAAATTATACGGTTTTCTAAGTACAAAGTGATCATCACTTTGATTGTTGCCCTTCAACTTGCAGCGATTCCTGAAACTGTTTTCTAGCTTCACGATTAGATTGCAGCAATTCGGTCAGCTGTGCGTGTATATCGTCGTTCTTCCTTTCCAAATGATCCAGAGCGGTCTGCAGATGATCCAACTCGTCCTCCAACGCCTTCATACCTGTACACAACATACTTGCAGTCATCCCACTGTACGTTACGCTGCTACAACACAATTGAATTTGTCTTGAGTAATATGTGGGAATTCAtagattttaaattctaaattcgcGCGTTTGAGATCCAGTCCTAGAACGATATTCATATTTACCAGTCCTAGTTTTCTTCccatgttaaaatttaaaatgtaccTCGTTTAACGTTGATTCACTTAAAGTAATGACTTCGCAGAAGGCGTACCTAACGTTAAACGAGGTATTACTAAAATACATGTCTCTTCTCTTCCGTTTAGCTTCAAAAAGCATCTCCACAATGGTATCAATTATTGATATCTAGCTAATAAAAACAAGACACAAACAATTCAAGTACATgtcctaaaaattatttatatttatgcatatatttatgcaCTTGGGTACACATCAACAATGTGCGACAAAATACTTCATAGTCGTACAGCGCGTGCCAGTGTTTGAACTGTCAAGACTCGCTCGAAAAGATTTAGAATATAGTGAAGAATATACGTTTATTTACCAACATATACATCCGCCTCGGGATAGACATCATCCTCGAGATACTCGGAAATGTCATCGGAGTGTTCCTCGTCCACGGCATAGTTCATCTcctcgtcgacgtcgtcgtcgtggtcAGTTTCCTCGGTCGGCGCCGTTTCTTCCACGTTCCCTTCCTTTTTTACCTCGTCCGGAATCGGATACTCGTCTCTGACCATACTTTCTTCTTCCACCTGCATCTGACCTGAGAGAAGTAGTCGTAATCAGCTGACTTGGCAGCGTGTAGCGTCACGCACAAGTAtacgtaatatgtatatacgtccgcacatatatatatgtgtcgTCACGTGGCAAAAACGTTCCGCGCGTTCCACGACGGAAGATTAGACGGGTTACCGACATACCGACCGGCGATcgatacataaattttaaacggTTCGACTTTGATCGCGACAGGCGACAGATGTCGCGTATTGCGATGAGTAGATGAGTTGCGGaacgccggcgcggcggatcGCGGAGAATCCCAATTCGAATCGCTCAGTATTTTTTGGTATTTTTTCGCAATTGTACGTTATTCACAAGAATCACAAGCGATCGCCGATTTACAAGTATCGAGCTTGGAAATCGAGTGCCGcccaagaagaagaagaagaagaagaagaagaagacttGAAGGTAAATATCTTGCGCGCGAAAGGGTATCGCGAATTTCTCTCACGAAGCATCAATTCGTTGTAACGCCATTAATTTGATATCGCGTTTAGGTATTACACGCCGACCGTGATTTCGCAATGCCGGCCCGGAGAATCGATCGAACCCAGAGAACATTGAGACAGCTTTTATGAAATTGCAAAGACGTCTTTTATATGTGCGTGTTGTCTGGGAAAGTCGCCACATACTGCGTCGAGATTATTCCTCGTCAAAATACAGCGAAAATTCAATGATGCGGGACCATCGCCAGGTACGTCGTCGTTCCAACGTTAACTGCGTTAATTACATTCATTGTttgataatttgtaatattgatTGAAATATTCATTCGAATTTCATTTCGATGTCGAATGATTTTCAGTTCGTCTTAATCGCACCCCTTTGTACTTATACTTTCTCTGCTCTCAAAAGTTTCTAAAATACAGCGTCCATCTAAAGTAGGAGATGTCATAAAATAATGGCGTGCACTCAGCAGGCCGATTCGGCCGCCATGAAATTTTATCCGGCTCGCTAAGAAATTTCGacgttataatataaaagaattttaaaataaagatattttgctttatatatgacttttaaaaaaaaatctgttattacacaaattttaatacatggCCTTcttgacaaaaaaaagtttgggaACCCCTATtctagaattattattctttcaattttatatatgaaaataatataaattaactttgtTCACGCAAATCGgttgaaaaagttatatttaatgaatttttcgtaaattttttatgtattttaaattactgtAACTGTAACCTAATTAATAATGCTCATTATAGTGACGTTACGGTGATTGTCCATCTCTTCGTTTTTAATCGTATCTTATCGATCGGTGACTCGACTTTGCCGCATTTTAGTTGCATTGCTCCACTGCTGGATGGCAACACTATACTAACGTTACATTTCGTTTAAAATTGCGCTTTAACATTTTCAGTTTAACGAGTAAACGAATGAGagaatcatatttttacaaaatgttgtCACAATCTCAACTTAATATTTcacatgaaatttatttattgctttataGTAACTTAGTTGAAACTTGGGAATCTAGAATGTGGAGAGCTATGAAAAGTAATGCAATTTTGTATGtatctttttatgtttttcgAAGCAACACTTAACCCTAtgaagataatttaaaaagttttttttatggtTGCATGTACGCGTGCACGCAACAAAGTACGCTCGCAATCACGGACGTCCACATATCCCTAATTGTAGAAAAAGGCAATAGAATTTCAGCAAATGTGCTCGCTGTCCAACATTGAGAATGttcgttattattatcgcaacaattatacaaattctctgtcatttctataaaacaagatatttacaaaacaaTTTGTAAAGTGCACTTTTCGTATCCCagagatacaaaaaaaatatcttacatgCTGAGTTCGAAagcaattttatcttaaacggtcgttttcttttattttttgttgttggGATTTGTGCGTTTTGgacgttatttataatatttatattataatactttatatttataactgagatataatatattctattatatttcagtttttagggtataatttcatgtatttcaatattcttttcttctgtTGCTGTATACGGGCGCCAATAAAACCTGAAATCTAATTCTAGGAACGCGAGAAAGACGCTTGGACACGAGTATCGTCGCTGGATTCCCTTCTCTAATGCGGCTAGTGGCTAGTGTTCTTAATTAGGGGGATCTGCGGCAAGAAGACGGGAGATTTTCGAGACGCCCGTTATTGCCTCGTTGAGGAGAATTGGACGGAATGCAAACTTCTACGGCCCTTGTACGTAAGTCACGTCATGCCACGTAGTTTAATACACAGTATAAATGGGAATTGTCCAATCAAAACGATAATGGTCACGACATTTCTTTAGTCTTATCCGCTTTATTCTTAGCTTAATCAGGCATCGTTTATGTTATCTCACAATGAAATAACGTTTGTTATTTTAAGAGTAAAggaaaaaccatttttatcaatatattggAAAGAAATaaggattaattataaacgGATTGAAATAAtcgcgaattttatttcaatcgcTATCTTTAGCATCAGCACGCCTGTAAACTATACAGGGAGTAAAGTTTGAAACACAGTCGATAAATACTCGATTATTTCTATTCAATATTCAACATTTATCCGCGTCATTCTCTTGTCAATCGAAATAATTGCAGAGTGATTATTCGTATATCCCCTTTATAACATTGAATATTTCAAGTATTACGGGCTTAAAGGATCAGGCTTCTAGACGTCGAGCTTTCCCGAGTTTTTCGATACGTCATAAATCAATCATTTTCAATAAACTGGCGCGACTGGAATATAACGATGTTCGTTCTGGATTACGAAATATCCACCTCctcttagaaaaaaaaacgtagaGGGAAAATGGTTCTAAATATAGCTGCGGCATCTCTCGATCTGTGCATTCCGCCCAATGATTTTCATTTCCGAcccttatacatatacatatatatatgatgtataatatttcatataattcacACTAGAACGATCACACTGCGCGCACGATATTTTGTCAGACTTGATTACAAGCATGCAATATGCATCTTTCGGCTCGTGGCAGCTCCCCTGTGACGGGTCACCCCTCTTGTAAAACGCCGTTAACTCGGAGCCACGGGGGGTTCGAGCCCTCTTCCCCGCGCCAGTGAGGCAGGGAGTCAATAAATTAGGGCGCGCTAATCCTATCCGAGGCCATAGTACGTTTTTAACGTAAGCTAAGTTGTTGCGGTCCCGCCGCTACGCTGTTAACTCCTTCGAGGGTACAAAAATCCGGGTCCGCAGATTAGCCATATTTGGAGAGTCAGTTTAATGAAACCTAGGGGAAGAGGAGATTAAAAGGGACCCAGGAACGTAAAACTGATGtgataaggaaaaaaaagcatCTAACAAGCGTTAAACAAGCCTAATGCATGTTAAAAACTGATTACCGATGAGAGCTGCAAATTATAGCTAATAAACCTGCGtgaaatatcttaattatttaacaatcgCGATACCTCGCGCGTGATTTAAATTGTACAGGCCTGTGAGGTCCTTTCACGACGCTCTTCGCTATCGTGCCGACGAATCTTTCCTGAATTAACACGATCGACTTTCGAACTAGGTCAATCGGAGAAATGTTGCATGCGCGTTTCTGTCGTTGCGATCAGAGTGCTTGGCTGAGTCATGTGCCGATACGATTCGCCCAAGGAGAATATCACGAATTCAGAGCAAGCTAATCGATTGTTTTCCATTACAAGATTCTCATTCATTCCTTCGACCATTCAAGCCTTATGCAATTGCGTTACAATGTCTCaagaattgagaaaaatagaCTGTTAAATGGACTCAgtgaaaatttcttaaatttccGAAGTAGATAAGATTAAACGagataaatagattaaaattatattaactctTGTCTTTGAAACTAAGATTTTGACCAGGCATATTTAGTTTGTATACGTatacttgtaatatattttgtttttaatagatttagaaatttttgaaaagagaCTATATTATAATCGTGAATGTTGTGATGCGCAagtaattcaaaaatatttagatcgtGCGCGAAACTTGATTTGATCACCCCATCGATTCTTCATGCACAATCTTCCCAAGTACCTCGAATATATCAAAAGAGGCAATTGCATTTTGCGCATGGTTGGTACAAAGACATATCGGCATAGATTCAACCGTAGAGAGATGCAAACCAATCAGTCTAATAGAATCTCCCCAGTTGCCTATCGAATGATTCATAGTACGTCGCTTGGGAagcgaatttattaataagacCAGCCAAGCTCGGCACTGAACTGATTCGTCATTATGACGTATGTCCTGCCTCGGggatatttaatgttaaaagcTAATTAATCGTTTCTTTCCTTCAATGTCTACTCAAGTATAATGACTCTCtcacaagaatatataaaatttttagaaagttGTTGTTACTCTAAGAAATACAAAACGTTCTGTTCTCTAAAACTAGCAGGATCAAATTAAAGCACAATAAtgacaaattaaaaagaaataactgTTATGTAATAATCgattgtgtattatttttctttacacaAGAAGGAATTATGAAGTTGGTAAAATTACGTAAACgagaattttatatcaaagcAGTGCCGAAGGTAGTACTTTAAGTTCAGGCTTTATTGATCCTTCTAGGATTGAACGAAGAAGTGTGTATATCTGATGTTCTTATTCGAAAGAAGATAACTATTATGCAAGTGCAAGGGAAACTCCTTTATAATATTGCACCAAGcgcgaataataatatcgcgAAGGATGCGCGATACCTCGCGTATTACATT
The nucleotide sequence above comes from Temnothorax longispinosus isolate EJ_2023e chromosome 4, Tlon_JGU_v1, whole genome shotgun sequence. Encoded proteins:
- the LOC139811057 gene encoding uncharacterized protein, which codes for MQVEEESMVRDEYPIPDEVKKEGNVEETAPTEETDHDDDVDEEMNYAVDEEHSDDISEYLEDDVYPEADVYVGMKALEDELDHLQTALDHLERKNDDIHAQLTELLQSNREARKQFQESLQVEGQQSK